The window TCATCCACCGCAGCGAGGCGCCGCGCATCGGCGCCCGCGGGGCTCCGACGGCGCTCTACACCGTGTCACGACTTTCATCGGGCCCTGGGGTCCGAGCAGCCGGTGCCGGCTGGTATCCTGCCCGGGTATCGAGTTTGTTGCGCTGCGGCCTGGTGCGCCGCGCCGGCGACACCGTGCACGAGCCCGCGCTTGCGGATGTCCCGGTCGCTTCTTCCGACGGACCTTTCCTCCCCGACAGCATGCCTCACATCGAGCCTCGTCTCGACACGACGATCCGCGATGCGGGCGCTCTGGCCGCTCACTCTGCCGCATGACCCACCTTCGAGCCCTGTCTTCTCCTCCCTCGATGCTGCGCCGCAGCTTGGTGGCACTGCCGCTCGCCGCGGCGCTGCCGTCCGCGCTGGCCCAGTTCCGCGTCGAGATCTCCGGCGTCGGCGCCACGCAGTTGCCGATCGCCGTCGTGAAGTTCCGCGACGAGGAGAAGGCGCCGCAGCCGGTGGGCGCCATCGTGCGGGCGGATCTCGAGCGCAGCGGGGTGTTCCGCAATCTCGACACCTCCGGCGTGGTGCTCGACGAAGGTTCCCAGCCGGCGATGAGCGACTGGCGCGGCCGCAGCGCCGATGCGCTGGTCGGCGGCTCGGTGACGCGCCTGGCCGATGGCCGTTTCGATGTGCGCTACCGTCTGTGGGACGTGGTGAAGGGCCGCGACCTCGGCGGCCAGAGCTATGCGGTCCCTGCCGGCGATCTGCGGCTCGCGGCCCACCGCATCGCCGACGCCATCTACGAGAAGCTCACCGGCGAGAAAGGCGTGTTCTCGACGCGCATCGCCTACGTCACCAAGGGCGGCGGTCGCTTCACGCTGTGGGTGACCGACGCCGACGGCGAGGGCGGCCAGTCCGCGCTGGCCAGCCCCGAACCCATCATCTCGCCGGCCTGGTCGCCCGATGGTCGCGAACTGGCCTACGTGTCGTTCGAGAGCCGCAAGGCCGTGGTCTATGTGCAGGAGGTCGCCAGCGGCAAGCGCCGCACGCTGGCGAGCTTCCGCGGCTCGAACAGCGCGCCGGCGTGGTCGCCCGACGGCCGCCAGCTCGCGCTGACCCTCAGCCGCGACGGCGGCTCGCAGCTCTTCGTGATGGGGCGCGACGGCGAGGGCGTGAAGCGCCTGACCAGCAGCGGTGCGATCGACACCGAGGCCACGTGGGCGCCGGACGGCAAATCGATCTATTTCGTCAGCGACCGGGGCGGCAGCCCGCAGATCTACCGCGTGCCGGCCGGTGGCGGCAATGCCGAGCGGGTGAGCTTCAGCGGCAGCTACAACATCAGCCCGGCGATCAGCCCGGACGGCCGCACGATGGCCTACATCTCGCGCGACGGCGGCGCCTTCCGGGTGCAGGTGATGGACCTCGCCAGCGGAACCGCCCGCGCGGTGAGCGACACCAAGGACGACGAAAGCCCCAGCTTCGCGCCGAACGGCCGACTCATCATCTACGCCACCCGAGACGGTGGCCGCGATGTGCTGATGACCACCACGACCGACGGCAAGATCAAGGCCCGCCTCGTGTCGACCCAGGCTGATGTGCGCGAGCCGGTCTGGGGCCCCTACGGACGCTGAGCCCTGCGAGCTCGCGCTTGTTTCGTCGATCGACCACCATTTACCAATGAGGAGAAAACCATGATGTCGATGATCCGCCGCTCCACCCCTGCCGTGGCCCTGCTGGCCGCTCTGGCCCTGGCCGGCTGCAGCTCGCCGGTGAAGCTGGACGAGCCGCCGGTGGAAAGCCGCACCGCGGCTCCGGTCGGCGGCGCCGGTGCCGGCGGTTCGGCCAGCGGGACCAGCCAGTCGCAGGTCGCCAACGTCGACCTGTCGGCCCAGCAGGCCGGTGCACTGGGCAAGGTGGTCTATTTCGACTTCGACAGCTTCCTCGTGAAGGACGAATACCGCCCGATCGTCGACAACTACTCCAAGGTGTTGAACAGCGACCGCAAGAAGCGCGTTGTCATCGAAGGCCACACCGACGAGCGCGGTGGTCGCGAGTACAACCTTGCGCTGGGCCAGAAGCGCGCCGAGGCAGTAGCCAAGTCGCTCACGCTGCTGGGCGTGCAGGACGGGCAGATCGAGTCGGTCAGCTACGGCAAGGAGCGTCCGGCGGTCACCGGCAGCGACGAGGCGGCGTGGGCCAAGAACCGCCGTGCCGAACTGCGCGACCGCTGAGATGACGCGCAGCACCGTCACGGTGGCCAGGATCGCCGGCTGGCGCCCCGCGATCCTGGCTGCGGCACTGCTGGGTGCCGGGGCCGCACAGGCCGGTCTGTTCGACGACGACGAGGCCCGCCGTGCCATCCTCGATGCGCGCGCGCGCATCGACCAGGTCGATCAGGCCGCCAAGGCGCGCGAAGCCGAGTTGACGGAGCAGGTGAACCAACTGCGGCGCAGCGTGCTCGACCTGAATACCACCATCGAGCAGCTGCGCGCGGACCTGGCCAAGCTGCGCGGCAGCGACGAGCAGTTGCAGCGCGACGTGGCCGAACTGCAGCGCAAGCAGAAGGACGTGCAGCAGGGCATCGACGAACGCCTGCGCAAGATGGAGCCGCAGAAGGTCACGCTGGACGGCAAGGAGTTCCTCGCCGAACCCGAGGAAACGCGGCTGTACGGCGAGGCCGTCAACGTGCTCCGGCAGGGTGATTTCGCCGGCGCGGTCAACGCCTTCAGCGCCTTCCAGCGCCGCTACCCCAGCAGCGGCTACTCGACCGCGGCGCTGTACTGGCTGGCCAATGCGCAGTACGGCAAGCGCGACTACAAGGACGCCATTCCGTCCTTCCGGGCCCTGGTGGCGGCGGCGCCCGACCACCCGCGTGCGCCCGAGGCCCTGCTGTCGATCGCCAACTGCCAGCTCGAGCTGAAGGACACCAAGTCCGCACGCCGCACGCTCGACGAACTGCTGAAGAATTACCCGAAGAGCGAGGCCGCGCAGGCCGGTCGCGAGCGGCTCGCCTCATTGAAGTGAGCGCGTTACCGGAGCCTGACGAAGCCGACCTGGAGCGCCGCTTCGGGGGCCTTCGGCGGCTCTACGGAGAGGCCGGGTACCGTCGGATCAGGGCGGCCCGGATCGGCGTGGTCGGTGTCGGCGGCGTCGGCTCCTGGGTGGCCGAGGCGCTGGCGCGTAGCGGCGTGGCTGCACTCACGCTGATCGATCTCGACCACGTCAGCGAGTCCAACATCAACCGGCAGGTGCAGGCCCTCGACGCCACCCTTGGCCAGGCCAAGGTGCTGGCCTTGCGGGATCGCATCGCGCAGATCCATCCGGCGTGCCGGGTGCATGCGGTCGAAGCTTTTGTCGAGGCCGACAACTGGCCGGCGCTGTTGCCGGAACGCATCGATGCGCTGGTGGACGCCTGCGATCAGGTTCGTGCGAAGGCGCTTCTGGCGGCGTGGGCGCTCGATGCCGGCTTGCCCTACGTATCGGTGGGGGCCGCTGGCGGCAAGCGCCGCGCGCAGGCGGTCGAGGTCGAAGACTTGGCCGAGGTGACCCACGATCCCTTGCTGGCGTCCCTGCGGCAGCGCCTGCGCCAGCGGCACGCGGCGGCGCGCAAGGGGGCGATCGGCGTGCGCTGCGTGTTCTCGCGCGAGGCCGTGAGCGAACCCGACGAGGCTTGCCGGGTTGACGGCAGCCTCAACTGCCATGGCTACGGATCCGCCGTCAGCGTCACAGCCACCTTCGGTTTGGTCGCCGCAGGTGAGATCATCGAGGGCCTCGTGGTCCGTGATGCGCAGACTTGAATCCGAGAAAAAAGTCTGGCTATAATGAGCGGCTCTACGGCGGGTTGTTAGCTCAGTCGGTAGAGCAGCGGACTTTTAATCCGTTGGTCGCGTGTTCGAGTCACGCACAACCCACCAAGGCGCTCCTCACGGGGTGCTCACCGTGGCCAGTTCACGGGCTCTTAGCTCAGTTGGTAGAGCAGCGGACTCTTAATCCGTAGGTCGAGTGTTCGAGTCACTCAGGGCCCACCAAGAAAGACAAGGCCTCGCACGACAGTGCGGGGCCTTTGTCATTTCTGGCTGTCGCGCGCGCGAGATTCCTCATCAGGCGATGGCCAATCGCCCAGCCTCTCGTGATGTCCGCGGCCTTGGTGACTGAGGATCAGTGTGAATCGCGCGGCGATCCATCCTGTCTGTTCGATGAGGTGCTCTGGTACCAGTATCGGGTCATAGAGCAGCGTCATGTGCGGTGTGCGGGACGGCTTCGGCCTGAGCCCTGCGCGGCGTAGTTCGTCTCCAAGTGCGTCCCGCAGTCGCGTCACGGCGTCATCGCTCTGTGCATCGCAGCGCAGGACGAAGGGGTTGTTGCCTGCGGTGTTGAAGCTGGATGCACGATCGAACAGGATGGACGAACCCGGCCAGGGCACTCGGGCAGCCGCGGCCCGGGCGGCTTCGATATCCGATCGAGGGATCCTGTTGGCGTAGCCCGCGACCGCATGCAGGCTGACGTGCAGGTTCTGAGGTGGGAGGCACGGACCCCGCAGCCCATGGCGCCTGCGCAGCTCGGCGCCGGCCTGGGCCAAGTGTTCTGCGTCGTCGCGCAGAGGGACGAGTGCAAAGAACAGGTTGTAGCCACGCAACTGGCCGGCGCGCCCGTGGACGGCCTCGGGCTGGAACAGTGCGGGCTCGGCAGGAACTCCTGGCAGGCTGATTTGATCGGGCATGGCATCCGCTCCTCGGGTCGATGTGCTGGTGGCAAACGGGTCTTCACGCGAGCCTCGAACGACCCCGCCGACCCTGGGTCATTCGTTGTCTGACAGCGGCGGCCGGTCTAAGGGTTACATCCCATGGCCTCTGTCGCCTGCGTGACGGAAACGCTGCCTTCGCTCCTCCATCCTTGGGCAGCGCTTCTCCCGTGACGCGACGCTCGGTCACGGCCGCTGAAATCACCAAGTGAAGGGAATCGTGATGAACGACAAGACCGTTGCCAAGACCACCAGGGTGGACGCCGTGGTCATCGGGGCAGGCATCGCCGGCCTGTACCAGGTCTATCGCCTGCGTGAGCAGGGGTTCGACGTCCAGGCTTTCGAGGCCGGCTCCAACGTCGGAGGCACCTGGTACTGGAATCGCTACCCGGGCGCCCGGTTCGATTCCACGGCCGAGGTCTACCAGTTCTGGTTTTCGGAAGATCTCTACAAGGGGTGGAAACCGAGCGAGCGCTTCCCGGCGCAGCCCGAGTCCGAGCGCTGGCTGAACTACGTGGCGGACCGCTGTGACCTGCGCAAGCATTACCGGTTCAGCACGCGCGTCGAGGCGGCGCACTACGATGAAGCTGCGCAGAGCTGGTCGATCACGACCGACCAGGGCGATACCGTCCAGGCGCGCTTCCTCATCACCTGCTGCGGCATGCTGTCGGCGCCGCTGACGTCGGTGTTCCCCGGTCAGGACAGCTTCAAGGGCCAGTTGTTCCACACCGCGCGTTGGCCGAAGGAACCGGTCGATTTCACCGGCAAACGCGTGGGCATCGTGGGCACCGGGGCGACGGGCATCCAGGTCATCCAGACGATCGCGAGTCAGGTCGGCCACCTCAAGGTGTTCCTGCGCACGCCGCAGTACACGATCCCGATGAACAACCCGAAGTACACCGAGGCGGTCTGGGCCGGATTCTCGAGCCGCTTCCACGAGATGAAGGAACGCGTGCAGCGAACCTTTGCCGGCCACGTCTACGACTTCGGCGGCTACGGCACTTGGGCCGAAAGGACGCCCGAGGAGCGGATCGCCGTGCTGGAGGAGCTCTGGAACGACGGCTCGCTGGCGTTGTGGCTGGCCTCGTTCTCCGAAATGTTCTTCGACGAAAAGGTCAACGCCGAGGTCTCCGAGTTCGTGCGCGGGAAGATGCGCGAGCGGCTCAAGGACCCGGTGCTGTGCGAGAAGTTGATCCCCACGAACTACGGCTTCGGGACCAACCGCGTGCCACTGGACACCAACTACCTGGAGGCCTACCACCGCCCGAACGTCGAGATCGTTGACGTGAAGGCGTCGCCGATCGAGTGCGTCACGCCCGAAGGTGTGCGAACGGCCGACGGCAAGCTCCACGAACTCGACATCCTGATCCTGGCGACGGGTTTCGATGCGGGAACGGGTGCACTGACGCGCATCGACATCCGCGGTCGCGGCGGGCGCTCGCTCAAGGACGACTGGGGCCGCGAGATCCGCACCACGATGGGCCTGCAGGTGCACGGCTATCCCAACCTCTTCACGACCGGGGCGCCGCTGGCGCCGTCGGCGGCCTTCTGCAACATGACCACCTGCCTGCAGCAGCAGGTCGACTGGATCACCGAGTGCCTGGTGGCGCTGCGCCGTAAGGGCCTGACCGTCATCGAGCCCAGCCGGGCGCTGGAAGACGAATGGGTGGCTCACCACGACGAGACCTCCAACGCGACGCTGCTGGTCAAGACCGATTCCTGGTACATGGGAACCAATGTCAAGGGCAAGCAGCGCCGCATGCTTTCGTACATCGGTGGGGTCGGAAAATACCGCCAACGCTGCGAAGAACTGGCCGCCGGCGGCTATCCGGGTTTCGAGATGCGCTGAGTTTGCTAGTCGGTCTCGGGCGTCAGCGTCAGGACGGCGGGGATCGTCTCGTCGCAGCTGTCCAGCAGCCCGGCATGCACGGCCCGCAATGTCGCGAGGCTGCCGACGTGGGGCAGGACCGTGTCCGCACCGCAGAGCGGACACACGGCGGTGGATTCGCCGTGTGTCCAACTCACCACGTCGGACGGCTCGAATGTGGCCAGGCAAGAGAAGCAGCCTGCAATCCGCGCCGAAGCCAGTTCGGCGCGGTTGTTGAAAGAGTCGTAGCCAGTGTCCGACATGTGCGAAGCGTCGGTTGCAGGACTCAGGACGTCACGCTGTCGCGCAGCGCCTTGATCTGGTCGTGGTTGGACTGCACCCCAAGCAACTGCCGGCCGAGCGTCTGCTGCACGTCGATCGGCAGTTGCTGCTTCAGCGCCTTGCGGTAGCGGGCCAGTGCCGCGTCCTCGCCGCGCTCGCACTCCTCCAGCAACGCGTGATCGCTGCTGCCGGTGAATGCATCCTTCACCGACACCCATCCCCGATGAAGGGCGCCGGCGACGCTGCCATGATCCTCGGGGCTTCCCCCGTGCTGCAGGACCAGGGCCTGCAACTCCACCGCGGCGCTTTCGCATTCCGCGGCACGGGCCTGCAGTGTCTGCTTGAGGGCGACGGACTCGGCTCGCTCGGCGCATTTCGCGAATCCGTACTGGCCGTCTTTCGACGTTTCGATCAGTTCGTTCAGGATCTGGATGACTTGCTTGTCGCTCATGGGAACTCCTCGAAGTTGGGCAAGTGGGACCACCCGGGATGGATGGGACCGTGGCAACTCGATGATGGGTAGCCTGCAGTCCAAAGGCAGTAGGGCGATCGCGCCGCGTGCTGTACGAACGCGCCTACACCGTGTCTCCTTCGCTGCGAATGAACGGCCCCTTGATCTGGCGCAAGGCCTGCTGGGCGGTCTGGATCGACGCTAGCGACCGACGGCGCGGCGGGTGTTTATCGCCGTGGCCGTACGCTTTCTTACACTGCATCAACCCCCCGTGCACGCCAGCTTGACCATCATTCGCCAGGAGCATCGGGCTCTGTCTGCGATGCTGCGCGCCATCCACCTGATGCTGGGAGAGCATCGCCGGCGCGGAACGCTGCCGGACTTCGGGATGTTGCGCGCCATGCTCTTCTACGTCGACGAATTTCCCGAGCGCCTGCACCATGCCAAGGAAAGCCGGCTGCTGTTTCCGATGCTGCGGTCGCGCAGCGCAGAGCGCACCGCCGTGCTGAACCGGCTCGATCAGGACCATGCCCAGGGCGAGCAGTTCATCCGCAAGCTCGAACACGAACTGCTGGCCTTCGAGGTGATGGCCGAGACGCCCCAGGGCGAGGAGCGACGCGAGCGTTTCGAGCGCTCGATGACGGCCTACATGCACTTCTACCTGAACCACATGCGCACGGAGGAGGCGATGGTGCTGCCGATGGCCGAGCGCGTGCTCGGTGATCAGGACTGGAGCGAACTCGATGCGGCCTTCCTGCAGAACCGCGACCCGCTTGCCGGCGACGAGGGCGATGCGGTGTATGCCGATGTCTTCAGGCGCATCACCGAAGCGCAACCGACCCTGCTGGGTCTGGGCTCCGCGCTGGAAGCACTGGCCGGGCGGGCGACGGCGAGGTCCGTCTAGAGCGCTCGAGACCGGCCCAGGCGGCCGGGCGACCGATCGGTCTCCGGCGGACCGATACTGCGTCCATGCAGGACGAGGCCCCAATTCCCCCGACGCCGCGCTGGATTCGCGCGCTGTGGTCGCTGGCGGGGGGGCTGGCCTTGCTGACGGGCCTGGTCGGCATCGTGCTGCCCTTGTTGCCCACGACGCCCTTCGTGCTGCTGGCGGCCTTCTGCTTTGCGCGCGGGAGCGAGCGCTGCGAACGTTGGCTGCTCGGGCATCGACGCTTCGGACCGATGATTCAGGCGTGGCGTTCGCATCGCGCGATCCCGCTGGCGGCGAAGCGACTGGCCACGGTGATGATGACGCTGGGCTGTGTCTGGTCGTGGTGGTGGCTGACTTCGCCCTGGCGATGGATGCCCGCACTGTGTTGCACCGCCGTTGCGCTGTGGATGTGGCGCCTGCCGACGGCGGACGCGACGCGGCGGCTGCCAGGTCGCGATTGAGCGACGTTGCTCAATCGCAATCTCCGCGCGACCGGGTCGGATTTCGCTCGCGGGCAGAATTTGCGCATGAACCGGCCGACCCCCGCTGCTGCATCGACCACCCTGCGCTGCATGCTGCTGTGGATCGGCGTGCTCGCGTTGTCAGCCTGCGCCGGTTACAGCCCTTCGGGCCTGCCCGTCGGTACACCGCAGGCGCAGGTCATCGAGCGCATGGGGCCGCCGACCGGGCGCTATGCACTCGCTCCAGCCGGTGAGCGGCTGGAGTTCGCCCGAGGCCCGATGGGCAAGCACACTTACATGCTCGACTTCGATGCCGACCAGCGGCTGCTGCGCTGGGAACAGGTGCTGACCGAGAAGAACTTCTATGCACTGCAGATCGGCATGAGCCGCGACGAAGTGCTGCGGCGCATCGGCCATCCGTCGAACGTGCGCTTCCTGTCACGTCAGCAGCACCAGCTCTGGTCGTACCGCTACGACACGCCGTTCTGCGTGTGGTTCCAGGTCAGCCTCGACACCTCCGACAAGGTGGCCGAACTGGGCAACAACGTCGATCCGCAGTGCGACGATCTCTTCGACGGTCGCTGATTCCATGCCCACGATCACCCTGTACGGCATCCCGAACTGCGACACCGTGAAGCGGGCCCGCGCCTGGCTGGAGGCCCGCGACGTTGGCTACACG is drawn from Methylibium petroleiphilum PM1 and contains these coding sequences:
- the tolB gene encoding Tol-Pal system beta propeller repeat protein TolB, whose translation is MTHLRALSSPPSMLRRSLVALPLAAALPSALAQFRVEISGVGATQLPIAVVKFRDEEKAPQPVGAIVRADLERSGVFRNLDTSGVVLDEGSQPAMSDWRGRSADALVGGSVTRLADGRFDVRYRLWDVVKGRDLGGQSYAVPAGDLRLAAHRIADAIYEKLTGEKGVFSTRIAYVTKGGGRFTLWVTDADGEGGQSALASPEPIISPAWSPDGRELAYVSFESRKAVVYVQEVASGKRRTLASFRGSNSAPAWSPDGRQLALTLSRDGGSQLFVMGRDGEGVKRLTSSGAIDTEATWAPDGKSIYFVSDRGGSPQIYRVPAGGGNAERVSFSGSYNISPAISPDGRTMAYISRDGGAFRVQVMDLASGTARAVSDTKDDESPSFAPNGRLIIYATRDGGRDVLMTTTTDGKIKARLVSTQADVREPVWGPYGR
- the pal gene encoding peptidoglycan-associated lipoprotein Pal; this translates as MMSMIRRSTPAVALLAALALAGCSSPVKLDEPPVESRTAAPVGGAGAGGSASGTSQSQVANVDLSAQQAGALGKVVYFDFDSFLVKDEYRPIVDNYSKVLNSDRKKRVVIEGHTDERGGREYNLALGQKRAEAVAKSLTLLGVQDGQIESVSYGKERPAVTGSDEAAWAKNRRAELRDR
- the ybgF gene encoding tol-pal system protein YbgF is translated as MTRSTVTVARIAGWRPAILAAALLGAGAAQAGLFDDDEARRAILDARARIDQVDQAAKAREAELTEQVNQLRRSVLDLNTTIEQLRADLAKLRGSDEQLQRDVAELQRKQKDVQQGIDERLRKMEPQKVTLDGKEFLAEPEETRLYGEAVNVLRQGDFAGAVNAFSAFQRRYPSSGYSTAALYWLANAQYGKRDYKDAIPSFRALVAAAPDHPRAPEALLSIANCQLELKDTKSARRTLDELLKNYPKSEAAQAGRERLASLK
- a CDS encoding tRNA threonylcarbamoyladenosine dehydratase, which produces MSALPEPDEADLERRFGGLRRLYGEAGYRRIRAARIGVVGVGGVGSWVAEALARSGVAALTLIDLDHVSESNINRQVQALDATLGQAKVLALRDRIAQIHPACRVHAVEAFVEADNWPALLPERIDALVDACDQVRAKALLAAWALDAGLPYVSVGAAGGKRRAQAVEVEDLAEVTHDPLLASLRQRLRQRHAAARKGAIGVRCVFSREAVSEPDEACRVDGSLNCHGYGSAVSVTATFGLVAAGEIIEGLVVRDAQT
- a CDS encoding 2'-5' RNA ligase family protein, producing the protein MPDQISLPGVPAEPALFQPEAVHGRAGQLRGYNLFFALVPLRDDAEHLAQAGAELRRRHGLRGPCLPPQNLHVSLHAVAGYANRIPRSDIEAARAAAARVPWPGSSILFDRASSFNTAGNNPFVLRCDAQSDDAVTRLRDALGDELRRAGLRPKPSRTPHMTLLYDPILVPEHLIEQTGWIAARFTLILSHQGRGHHERLGDWPSPDEESRARDSQK
- a CDS encoding flavin-containing monooxygenase — its product is MNDKTVAKTTRVDAVVIGAGIAGLYQVYRLREQGFDVQAFEAGSNVGGTWYWNRYPGARFDSTAEVYQFWFSEDLYKGWKPSERFPAQPESERWLNYVADRCDLRKHYRFSTRVEAAHYDEAAQSWSITTDQGDTVQARFLITCCGMLSAPLTSVFPGQDSFKGQLFHTARWPKEPVDFTGKRVGIVGTGATGIQVIQTIASQVGHLKVFLRTPQYTIPMNNPKYTEAVWAGFSSRFHEMKERVQRTFAGHVYDFGGYGTWAERTPEERIAVLEELWNDGSLALWLASFSEMFFDEKVNAEVSEFVRGKMRERLKDPVLCEKLIPTNYGFGTNRVPLDTNYLEAYHRPNVEIVDVKASPIECVTPEGVRTADGKLHELDILILATGFDAGTGALTRIDIRGRGGRSLKDDWGREIRTTMGLQVHGYPNLFTTGAPLAPSAAFCNMTTCLQQQVDWITECLVALRRKGLTVIEPSRALEDEWVAHHDETSNATLLVKTDSWYMGTNVKGKQRRMLSYIGGVGKYRQRCEELAAGGYPGFEMR
- a CDS encoding ferritin-like domain-containing protein; its protein translation is MSDKQVIQILNELIETSKDGQYGFAKCAERAESVALKQTLQARAAECESAAVELQALVLQHGGSPEDHGSVAGALHRGWVSVKDAFTGSSDHALLEECERGEDAALARYRKALKQQLPIDVQQTLGRQLLGVQSNHDQIKALRDSVTS
- a CDS encoding hemerythrin domain-containing protein translates to MTIIRQEHRALSAMLRAIHLMLGEHRRRGTLPDFGMLRAMLFYVDEFPERLHHAKESRLLFPMLRSRSAERTAVLNRLDQDHAQGEQFIRKLEHELLAFEVMAETPQGEERRERFERSMTAYMHFYLNHMRTEEAMVLPMAERVLGDQDWSELDAAFLQNRDPLAGDEGDAVYADVFRRITEAQPTLLGLGSALEALAGRATARSV
- a CDS encoding YbaN family protein, yielding MQDEAPIPPTPRWIRALWSLAGGLALLTGLVGIVLPLLPTTPFVLLAAFCFARGSERCERWLLGHRRFGPMIQAWRSHRAIPLAAKRLATVMMTLGCVWSWWWLTSPWRWMPALCCTAVALWMWRLPTADATRRLPGRD